From the Candidatus Methylomirabilis sp. genome, the window CACCTCCGCCGCCGCCTCGAGCAGGCCCCCCGGGAGTTCGAGTTCCTCCGGGCGAAGCTCCACGCCTCCCGGGAGCAGCTCGACCAGGCCTACCAGCAGAACGAGCGCCTCGTCCAGGCCCTCCACCAGGCGAAGGAGCAGGTCGCCGCCCTGAAGGAGGAGGTGGACAAGCTCTCCGCCCCCCCCTCCTCCTACGGGATCTTCGCCGAGGCGAACCCGGACGGGACCGCCACCATCTACACCGCCGGCCGCAAGCTCAAGGTGAACCTCCACCCCGCCCTCACCCCCGAGACCCTCCGGAAGGGCCAGGAGCTCATCCTGAACGAGGCGCTGAACGTGGTGGAGGCGAAGGCCTTCGACATCCAGGGGGAGGTGGTCCGCCTGAAGGACCGCCTGGATGCCCACCGGGCCGTCGTCACCCTCCACGCCGACGAGGAGCGGGTGGCGGAGCTCGCCGAGCCGCTCCAGGCCGAGACCCTGCACGTGGGGGATCCCCTCCTGTACGACCCCCGCTCCGGGTACCTCCTCGAGCGGCTCCCGAAGCTGGAGGTCCAGGACCTCCTCCTCGAGGCGGTCCCGGACATCACCTACGCCGCGATCGGGGGGCTCGGCCCCCAGATCGAGCTCATCCGGGATGCCCTCGAGCTCCCCTACCTGTACGCCGAGCACTTCAAGACCCACAAGCTCCTCCCCCCGAAGGGGGTGCTCCTCTACGGCCCCCCGGGCTGCGGGAAGACCCTCATCGCGAAGGCCGTGGCGAACTCCCTCGCCCAGCAGCTCGCCCAGAAGACCGGGCAGGCGGTCACCGGCTACTTCCTGAACGTGAAGGGCCCCGAGCTCCTGAACAAGTACGTGGGGGAGACGGAGCGGAAGATCCGGGAGATCTTCACCCGGGCGAAGGAGAAGGCGAGCGAGGGGCAGCCGGTGGTCATCTTCTTCGACGAGATGGACAGCCTCTTCCGGACCCGGGGGGCCGGGATCTCCTCCGACATGGAGGCGACGATTGTCCCCCAGTTCCTCGCCGAGCTGGACGGGGTGGAGGGGCTCAAGCACGTCGTCGTCATCGGGGCGAGTAACCGCCAGGACCTCATCGACCCGGCGGTGCTCCGCCCCGGCCGCTTTGACGTGAAGATCAAGATCGACCGGCCAGACCGGACCGCCGCCGCCGACATCTTCAGCAAGTACCTGACCGCCGACCTCCCCCTCGCCCCGAGCCTCCTCGCCGCCGCCGGGGGGGACCCGCAGGCCGCCGTGGCCGCCCTCATCACCCAGGCGGTGGAGGTCATGTACGCCGCGAGCGACCCGAACCGGTTCCTGGAGGTCACCTACCAGTCCGGGGAG encodes:
- the arc gene encoding proteasome ATPase, whose translation is HLRRRLEQAPREFEFLRAKLHASREQLDQAYQQNERLVQALHQAKEQVAALKEEVDKLSAPPSSYGIFAEANPDGTATIYTAGRKLKVNLHPALTPETLRKGQELILNEALNVVEAKAFDIQGEVVRLKDRLDAHRAVVTLHADEERVAELAEPLQAETLHVGDPLLYDPRSGYLLERLPKLEVQDLLLEAVPDITYAAIGGLGPQIELIRDALELPYLYAEHFKTHKLLPPKGVLLYGPPGCGKTLIAKAVANSLAQQLAQKTGQAVTGYFLNVKGPELLNKYVGETERKIREIFTRAKEKASEGQPVVIFFDEMDSLFRTRGAGISSDMEATIVPQFLAELDGVEGLKHVVVIGASNRQDLIDPAVLRPGRFDVKIKIDRPDRTAAADIFSKYLTADLPLAPSLLAAAGGDPQAAVAALITQAVEVMYAASDPNRFLEVTYQSGEKEVLYFKDFVSGAMIESVCTRAKKRAVKRLIQTNAPGITAEDLLQGIADEFKENEDLPNTTNPDDWVKIAGRKSERIVSVRPLHRETGQEEGREIRTFRVGHYL